From Danio rerio strain Tuebingen ecotype United States chromosome 7, GRCz12tu, whole genome shotgun sequence, the proteins below share one genomic window:
- the fbxo22 gene encoding F-box only protein 22: MEGDAVPPSILGESKAGYVLGNVAEVVERILTFVPTKNLFRVASVCRLWRNCARRVLRTQQRLTWLSASGSSICREHVLFTTMEEDLENVYLLPQTALLMVDGDFIWPYTYLTDTRSCDEVVPDPVEKLRRILPKNCDILGIVAAGIVVTPSGSPSSPPQEHEAGEAGFSLLFPAMDGVTIQSFHFCKKSFSDTAMEEAGLINNPDLKVVLMFNYNTYKPGGGRFLNKLLEPLSQSNILVVGGQVEREFTNEPTCCSEDSYGAVGLSISGSKVQGASVLVEQDVSTAKGAEATIQRLKAANIPERNTMGFMFACVGRGHNSYNDQLNVEADAFRKIFSNIPLLGFFGNGEIGCDRIVKENYTLSETDADGLQHSFTTVMSLVHFG; encoded by the exons ATGGAAGGGGATGCAGTCCCTCCAAGCATCTTGGGGGAAAGTAAAGCAGGATATGTCCTGGGCAACGTTGCGGAGGTCGTGGAGAGGATTTTGACATTTGTGCCCACTAAAAATCTCTTCCGGGTAGCAAG TGTGTGCAGACTATGGAGGAATTGTGCACGCAGAGTATTGAGGACACAGCAGAGACTGACTTGGCTCTCCGCCTCAGGCTCATCCATATGCAGGGAACATGTTTTGTTTACGACCATGGAAGAAGACTTGGAG AATGTCTACCTTCTGCCTCAGACTGCTCTCTTAATGGTAGATGGGGACTTCATCTGGCCTTATACTTACTTAACTGATA CCAGGAGTTGTGATGAAGTGGTGCCAGATCCTGTTGAGAAGCTTAGACGTATACTGCCTAAAAACTGTGACATCTTAGGCATTGTTGCAGCAGGAATTGTGG TGACCCCCAGTGGATCCCCCAGCAGCCCCCCACAGGAGCACGAGGCGGGTGAGGCTGGTTTTAGTCTGCTTTTTCCTGCCATGGATGGGGTCACCATCCAGTCATTCCACTTCTGCAAAAAGAGCTTCAGTGACACGGCAATGGAGGAGGCAG GGTTGATTAATAATCCTGATCTAAAGGTGGTGCTGATGTTCAACTACAACACCTATAAACCTGGAGGTGGACGCTTTCTTAACAAGCTACTGGAACCTCTTTCCCAAAGTAACATACTTGTAGTCGGAGGACAGGTCGAGAGAGAGTTTACCAATGAGCCAACCTG CTGTTCTGAAGACTCCTATGGGGCAGTAGGTCTGAGCATCAGCGGCTCCAAGGTCCAGGGTGCCTCCGTTCTAGTGGAACAGGACGTTAGCACTGCCAAAGGAGCCGAGGCTACTATCCAGCGGCTGAAGGCTGCTAATATTCCTGAGAGAAACACTATGGGCTTTATGTTTGCCTGTGTGGGTCGTGGCCACAACAGCTACAATGACCAGCTGAATGTGGAGGCTGACGCCTTCCGGAAGATCTTCTCCAACATCCCACTTCTGGGATTCTTCGGCAACGGGGAGATCGGCTGCGACCGCATTGTCAAAGAGAACTACACACTGAGCGAGACCGATGCTGATGGACTACAACACTCTTTTACAACAGTCATGAGTCTAGTGCATTTTGGATAG
- the fbxo22 gene encoding F-box only protein 22 isoform X1, giving the protein MEGDAVPPSILGESKAGYVLGNVAEVVERILTFVPTKNLFRVASVCRLWRNCARRVLRTQQRLTWLSASGSSICREHVLFTTMEEDLENVYLLPQTALLMVDGDFIWPYTYLTDTRSCDEVVPDPVEKLRRILPKNCDILGIVAAGIVVTPSGSPSSPPQEHEAGEAGFSLLFPAMDGVTIQSFHFCKKSFSDTAMEEAAVLKTPMGQ; this is encoded by the exons ATGGAAGGGGATGCAGTCCCTCCAAGCATCTTGGGGGAAAGTAAAGCAGGATATGTCCTGGGCAACGTTGCGGAGGTCGTGGAGAGGATTTTGACATTTGTGCCCACTAAAAATCTCTTCCGGGTAGCAAG TGTGTGCAGACTATGGAGGAATTGTGCACGCAGAGTATTGAGGACACAGCAGAGACTGACTTGGCTCTCCGCCTCAGGCTCATCCATATGCAGGGAACATGTTTTGTTTACGACCATGGAAGAAGACTTGGAG AATGTCTACCTTCTGCCTCAGACTGCTCTCTTAATGGTAGATGGGGACTTCATCTGGCCTTATACTTACTTAACTGATA CCAGGAGTTGTGATGAAGTGGTGCCAGATCCTGTTGAGAAGCTTAGACGTATACTGCCTAAAAACTGTGACATCTTAGGCATTGTTGCAGCAGGAATTGTGG TGACCCCCAGTGGATCCCCCAGCAGCCCCCCACAGGAGCACGAGGCGGGTGAGGCTGGTTTTAGTCTGCTTTTTCCTGCCATGGATGGGGTCACCATCCAGTCATTCCACTTCTGCAAAAAGAGCTTCAGTGACACGGCAATGGAGGAGGCAG CTGTTCTGAAGACTCCTATGGGGCAGTAG